One genomic region from Pseudomonadota bacterium encodes:
- a CDS encoding globin, with the protein MIAEAVGGAPAFELLVEAFYQGVESDPPLRALYPADLGPGKRHLALFLLQRFGGPSTYDSLRGHPRLRMRHMPFAIDTVMRDAWVRHMQNAIRLTPAFAPHESRLMPYFEEAATFLVNTD; encoded by the coding sequence ATGATCGCCGAGGCCGTGGGCGGCGCCCCGGCCTTTGAGTTGCTCGTGGAAGCCTTCTACCAGGGGGTTGAGAGCGACCCTCCGCTGCGTGCCCTCTACCCCGCCGACCTCGGGCCTGGAAAGCGTCACCTGGCCCTGTTCCTGCTGCAGCGATTCGGCGGTCCGTCGACCTACGACAGCCTTCGAGGCCACCCGCGGCTGCGCATGCGTCACATGCCGTTCGCCATCGACACGGTGATGCGCGACGCGTGGGTGCGCCACATGCAGAACGCCATTCGCCTGACGCCGGCCTTCGCCCCCCACGAGTCGCGTCTCATGCCGTACTTCGAGGAGGCCGCCACCTTCCTGGTGAACACTGATTGA